TTATAACCTTTTTTCGCGATACGTTTAGAAAACTCGAAATTTTCTTCCGCGCGCTGCAGATCTTCACGGGCTTTGGTAATTGCCCCTTCTTTGACATTCAGATCGCGCTGCGATTCCCCTTCTTGAAACTTCTGCAGATCAAGCCTGGCTAATTCCAATGCCAGTGTAGCCGCCGAGTTGTCGCTGTCGTTCTGTGTCTTTTGGATGGCGACATTTTCTTCAGCTTGTTTCTGTTCGGCTTCCGCCTGGGTGACCTGAATCTGCTGCTGCTTTTCTTTATCGACCAACAGGGAGGAATCCAGCTCACAAACCAGATCGCCGGCTTTGACCATGGTTCCCTCAGGCACGATGCTGATGATCGTTGTGTAACCTTTAACCTTGCTGGTGAGTGTGACATTATTCAAGCTGTCAAGCTGACCACGCTCCGTCACGGTAACGCGAAACGGTCCTCGTGAAGCAAGATCGGTAATGTAAGTCGTATTTTTTTTCGGTCCCGATGTTATTGCAGAGAGCAGGGTCGTACGCAATGAAGGTACGGTCAGAACTGCAATCACAGCTACAGCACTTGCCAACAACAGCAATCTTGTTTTACTGGGCAATTTGCGTTTCTTCTTCGCTGTCTGCGGAGAGTGCGTTGAGTTCTGCTGCTGGTCGGAAGACAACGGGTCTGATGACTTCTTCTGCAGTGACTCCGGTTTCGGTTGTTTCTGGGGTGGGTTGGCGGTGCTCATTGGTAGGCCTGATTCTTCCCGCGCGGTGTTGATAGAAATCGTCTTTCCAAATTCCATTTTCATCTATCTCCATAATACCCATATCCAGATAGATGTTAAGTCGGTTTTGCTCATAATTTACCCAGTTGCTGATTAAACTGTTTTGTGCGTCTAATACCGCATTTAACGCATTTAACAGATTTAACCCTTGATTTCGTCCTGCCTGGGAAGGATCTGAGGTCGCCTCAACGGCATTGTCATACTGTAAAGCAGCTAAACGAATCTGAACCCGAGATGTCTCAAAGTTCTGCCTTAAGACCGACAGTTGACGCCAGCTTTGACGAACTTCGAACTTCACAGAATCTTCTGCCGCCATAAAGTCACGCCGTTCTCGCTGGTAATCGATCTGAGACTCTCGATACGCGTTTCGCTCCTGTACTAATGCTAAAGGGGCTGTAAACTCCACTCCCGCACGGAAACCAGCCTGACTACCGCGAAAGTCCAGCGGCTTGTTTCTGCCCAGAGGCGTACTTATATCCCCGTCGACTACCACATTTAACACCGCTTCCAGAGAATTAGACCGCACTTCCATCAATCTTCGTGCATCCATTACGATTCCGCGCTGGTTCATCAGGTCCAGGCGATTATCCAATCCAATCCGAACCACTTCGCCAATATCCATCCTAAATGGTTCCAGAGTAATAAGTTCCACGCGAAGGCCAATCTCGATCACCTGCATTCCCTGAGAGGTTCTCAACATATCTTCGCGCAAATTGGCCATCTCTAAAATAATTCGCTTTTTTTGCTCATTGGTCAGTTTGTCCTCACTCAAGAAGCTCTGTAGACCGGCCAGACGACTTTCAATGTTCTGCATTTCTTTGCGAATACTTGAGTACAACCGTATATCATTTTTTGTACTTTCGCGAACCCGCTCCCGATCTTCTTCGGACTGGAAACGACGCTGGCGTAAAGCCAGCAATTCTTCAGTAACCCCTTCATCAGAATCCCCCAGCAGCAATTCCACGTTTTTGATGTCCTGCTCTAAGGTTGACAAGGCATCGACACGGAGTTTCGCCAGGAGTTGCTGCAGCCCTGCGACGACCTCTTTTAACTCCGCCGTCGTTGGTGGGACCAGATTCGGGTCATCCCAATTCTCGACATAGACTTTCGCCCAGACTTCGACATAGTCATAAATTTCCTGTTCGATTTGAGGGAGCAGGGGGTCGATCAGTTCAAATGGCTTCAACAAAGAGTCATCAATGGTCATCGGCATATTGGGTGGGAGTCCCAGAAAGATTTTGAACGAACCCAATGAATCCTGATACTGCCGCTCAAACGTTCTCAAACGGTTTATCGATTGTGCGAGTCGTGTTTCCAACTGTGCCACATCCAAAGTCACGACCTCGGTACGAATCCGAGACACGAGTTCATTCGCGGTTACCTGGAAGGAATCAGCGTCACTCAAAGCCAGCAGAAGTTTTTCCTGTTCTGACGTCATCTCGCCTTTCCAGGAAAGCATCCGAGATTCGTCATCGAATTCGAGCTTATCGACCAGTGCCGGCGGAATGATCCAGTTGGGAGGAAGCTCATCGAGTTTTTCTGATTGGACTTTGGGTTTCTGAGAAGAGAGGGCACGCAGAATTTCCACCTGCCGCTCAAGTCGCTGAATGTTTCCTCGTTCGTTTTCGATGACCTGTATCTGCTGTAGCAACTGTAAAAAGCCATTCCCTCCAGCGACATTATCTGTAAAGAATTCTTTTCGGAAGCGCGCCAGTGTTCGTGTCTGATACAGCACGTTCCGTTCGTCTTGTGTCAGATTATTCAACACGACTTTTCGACCTGCACCGAGGAGCAGGGGTTGTACCAGCGAATAAGACAGCAAGCTGACCGAGTTGGTTTGGTTCGAACCGGAAAAGAGCCAAAGCGTATTGTTGGCCAGTTCGACGGCCCATTGCGCACCACTGGGGAGCACCTGATTGACGCCGATGCGGCTGGCCAGATCCAGCTCCTGTGTACCATTTGCTAAACGACGACGATTGAGTTCCGCCTGAGGATT
This window of the Gimesia fumaroli genome carries:
- a CDS encoding TolC family protein encodes the protein MRRTRLIPFCGNLKPYFTVALIFSMTAVHSGCSPTFWFDQANQDTYEILAENANDPAWHVPRFDVEPDPRSRFYDPYDPNHEPLPPDDPAANVYMHWLQCKKGYKSWHKFGRALSIENPDWLVQYGISPELSAEIAASGDALEGVELPSLDNLTLAETIDIANINSREYQFQIENLFLAALDLTFGRFQFDVRYLGVGGQNPQAELNRRRLANGTQELDLASRIGVNQVLPSGAQWAVELANNTLWLFSGSNQTNSVSLLSYSLVQPLLLGAGRKVVLNNLTQDERNVLYQTRTLARFRKEFFTDNVAGGNGFLQLLQQIQVIENERGNIQRLERQVEILRALSSQKPKVQSEKLDELPPNWIIPPALVDKLEFDDESRMLSWKGEMTSEQEKLLLALSDADSFQVTANELVSRIRTEVVTLDVAQLETRLAQSINRLRTFERQYQDSLGSFKIFLGLPPNMPMTIDDSLLKPFELIDPLLPQIEQEIYDYVEVWAKVYVENWDDPNLVPPTTAELKEVVAGLQQLLAKLRVDALSTLEQDIKNVELLLGDSDEGVTEELLALRQRRFQSEEDRERVRESTKNDIRLYSSIRKEMQNIESRLAGLQSFLSEDKLTNEQKKRIILEMANLREDMLRTSQGMQVIEIGLRVELITLEPFRMDIGEVVRIGLDNRLDLMNQRGIVMDARRLMEVRSNSLEAVLNVVVDGDISTPLGRNKPLDFRGSQAGFRAGVEFTAPLALVQERNAYRESQIDYQRERRDFMAAEDSVKFEVRQSWRQLSVLRQNFETSRVQIRLAALQYDNAVEATSDPSQAGRNQGLNLLNALNAVLDAQNSLISNWVNYEQNRLNIYLDMGIMEIDENGIWKDDFYQHRAGRIRPTNEHRQPTPETTETGVTAEEVIRPVVFRPAAELNALSADSEEETQIAQ